One segment of Mycobacterium spongiae DNA contains the following:
- a CDS encoding adenylate kinase, which produces MRVVLLGPPGAGKGTQAQKLAEKLEIPHISTGDLFRQNIGSGTKLGVEAKRYLDAGDLVPSELTNQLIDDRLTHPDAAAGFILDGYPRSVEQAKALHEMLARRGTDIDAVVEFRVSQEELLARLKGRGRADDTDDVIVNRMKVYRDETAPLLDYYREQLKTVDAVGAMDEVFARALRALGK; this is translated from the coding sequence GTGAGAGTTGTTTTGCTCGGACCGCCCGGGGCGGGCAAGGGGACGCAGGCTCAGAAGCTGGCCGAGAAGCTCGAGATCCCGCATATCTCCACCGGTGACCTGTTTCGGCAGAACATAGGCAGCGGCACCAAACTCGGTGTGGAGGCCAAGCGATACCTGGATGCCGGTGATTTGGTGCCATCCGAGCTAACCAACCAGCTCATTGACGACAGGTTGACCCACCCGGACGCGGCTGCCGGTTTCATTCTGGACGGCTACCCCCGCTCGGTGGAGCAGGCCAAGGCGCTTCACGAGATGCTCGCGCGCCGCGGGACCGACATCGATGCGGTCGTCGAGTTTCGCGTTTCGCAAGAGGAGTTGTTGGCGCGGCTCAAGGGTCGTGGCCGCGCCGACGATACCGACGATGTCATCGTCAACCGGATGAAGGTCTACCGCGACGAAACCGCTCCCCTGCTCGACTACTACCGCGAGCAGCTGAAGACCGTGGATGCCGTCGGTGCCATGGACGAAGTGTTCGCGCGCGCGCTGCGAGCGCTGGGAAAGTAG
- the map gene encoding type I methionyl aminopeptidase gives MGALARLRGRRVVPQRSPGELDAMAAAGAVVAAALKAVREAAVAGVSTLSLDEVAESVIREAGATPSFLGYHGFPASICSSVNDRVVHGIPSAAEILAPGDLVSIDCGAILDGWHGDSAITFGVDALRPVDQALSEATRDSLEAGIAAMVVGNRLTDVSHAIETGTRAAEVRYGLSLGIVDGYGGHGIGRQMHLDPFLPNEGAPGRGPALAVGSVLAIEPMLTLGTRRTVVLDDKWTVKTADGSRAAHWEHTVAVTEHGPRVLTLA, from the coding sequence ATGGGGGCCCTGGCGCGGCTGCGGGGTCGCAGAGTCGTTCCGCAGCGCAGTCCTGGCGAACTCGATGCGATGGCCGCGGCGGGTGCCGTCGTCGCCGCCGCACTCAAGGCCGTCCGCGAGGCCGCGGTGGCGGGAGTGTCCACACTGAGTCTCGACGAGGTAGCCGAGTCGGTGATCCGCGAGGCCGGGGCCACGCCGTCGTTCCTGGGCTATCACGGTTTCCCGGCCTCGATCTGCTCGTCGGTCAACGACCGGGTCGTCCACGGGATACCGTCCGCCGCGGAGATTCTCGCGCCCGGTGACTTGGTGTCCATCGACTGCGGGGCAATCCTCGATGGCTGGCATGGTGACTCGGCGATCACCTTCGGGGTCGACGCGCTGCGTCCGGTCGACCAGGCGCTGTCCGAAGCGACCAGGGACTCATTGGAAGCAGGAATCGCCGCAATGGTGGTCGGCAATCGGTTGACCGACGTGTCGCATGCCATCGAAACGGGCACCCGCGCCGCCGAGGTGCGGTACGGACTGTCTCTCGGGATCGTCGACGGGTACGGGGGCCATGGTATCGGCCGGCAGATGCACTTGGATCCTTTCCTGCCGAACGAGGGCGCTCCTGGGCGCGGGCCTGCATTGGCCGTGGGTTCGGTGTTGGCGATCGAGCCGATGCTGACGTTGGGGACCCGCAGGACGGTAGTGCTCGACGACAAATGGACGGTCAAGACCGCCGATGGCTCTCGTGCGGCACACTGGGAACATACGGTGGCGGTAACTGAGCACGGACCCCGTGTTCTCACGCTTGCCTAG
- a CDS encoding sigma-70 family RNA polymerase sigma factor, whose translation MARVAGTGRASGAAEATLMKALYDEHAAVLWRYALRLTGDATQADDVVQETLVRAWQHPEVVADTERSARAWLFTVARNLIIDDRRSARYRNVVGSIDDSGAPEQSTPDEVNAALDRLLIADAMAQLSCEHRAVISRSYYWGWTTAQIASDLGVAEGTVKSRLHYAVRALRLTLQEHGVTR comes from the coding sequence ATGGCGCGTGTAGCCGGCACGGGGAGGGCGTCGGGCGCTGCCGAAGCCACGCTGATGAAGGCGCTTTACGATGAGCACGCTGCGGTTTTGTGGCGCTACGCGCTGCGGTTGACGGGCGACGCGACCCAAGCCGACGATGTGGTGCAGGAGACCTTGGTGCGGGCCTGGCAGCATCCGGAAGTGGTGGCCGACACCGAACGATCGGCGCGGGCGTGGCTATTCACCGTCGCTCGCAACCTGATCATCGACGACCGGCGCAGCGCCCGGTACCGCAATGTCGTTGGTTCGATCGACGACTCGGGCGCCCCAGAGCAGTCCACGCCGGATGAGGTCAACGCGGCGTTGGACCGGTTGCTCATCGCCGACGCGATGGCTCAGCTGTCATGCGAACATCGGGCAGTGATCAGCCGGTCATACTACTGGGGATGGACCACCGCACAGATAGCAAGCGACCTTGGGGTTGCTGAGGGAACGGTGAAGTCGCGGCTGCACTACGCGGTGCGGGCGCTGCGGCTCACCCTGCAAGAACACGGAGTTACCCGATGA
- a CDS encoding anti-sigma factor family protein, which produces MDDMRTPLRGLGPPGDDRAHDAATGGNDRYAMWDAAYVLGSLSAADRREFEAHMAHCPACRAAVGELSGVPALLSQLSREEVTAIDESGSGVGAAEMSPELLPSLLATVRWRRRRNRLATWTASAAAAAVLGVGVLVGIQGHPTSDQQVTASPLPMAQTGTTLLTSTVAISPEHWGTFINLRCVCLAPPDAHHDTLAMVVVGRDGSQTRLATWVAEPGHTATPAGSISTPANQIAAVQVVAADTGEVLLERSL; this is translated from the coding sequence ATGGATGACATGAGGACGCCGCTAAGGGGACTCGGCCCACCCGGCGATGACCGGGCGCACGACGCGGCCACCGGTGGCAACGACCGCTACGCGATGTGGGATGCCGCCTACGTGCTTGGGTCATTGTCGGCAGCCGACCGCCGCGAATTCGAGGCGCACATGGCCCACTGCCCGGCGTGTCGGGCCGCCGTCGGGGAACTGTCTGGTGTGCCGGCCCTGCTGTCACAGCTCAGCCGGGAAGAAGTGACTGCGATCGATGAGTCCGGCTCGGGTGTCGGGGCTGCGGAGATGTCACCGGAGCTGTTGCCGTCGTTGCTGGCAACGGTGCGCTGGCGCCGTCGCCGCAACCGCCTCGCGACCTGGACGGCGTCGGCTGCCGCTGCCGCGGTGCTCGGGGTCGGCGTGCTGGTTGGTATCCAGGGCCATCCCACGTCTGACCAGCAGGTGACCGCGTCGCCGCTGCCCATGGCGCAGACCGGGACAACCCTGCTGACCTCGACCGTGGCGATCAGTCCGGAGCACTGGGGAACGTTCATCAATCTGCGGTGCGTCTGCCTGGCGCCCCCGGATGCCCACCATGACACGCTGGCCATGGTCGTCGTGGGTCGCGACGGCAGCCAAACGCGGCTGGCGACGTGGGTGGCCGAACCCGGACACACTGCGACGCCCGCGGGAAGCATTTCCACACCCGCGAATCAGATCGCGGCAGTACAAGTGGTTGCCGCCGATACCGGTGAGGTTCTGCTGGAGCGTTCCCTCTAA
- a CDS encoding MarR family transcriptional regulator → MAVSQKRDPIAAARTNWENAGWGDVAQGMVAVTSVMRAHQILLARVETALRPYDLSFSRFELLRLLAFSRTGALPITKASDRLQVHVTSVTHAIRRLEADGLVQRVPHPTDGRTTLVHITELGRSTVEDATETLNEQVFADIGMAAGESEALVSSIETLRRSAGDF, encoded by the coding sequence GTGGCTGTCTCACAGAAGCGCGACCCGATCGCCGCGGCCCGGACCAACTGGGAAAACGCCGGCTGGGGTGATGTCGCGCAAGGCATGGTCGCGGTGACGTCGGTAATGCGTGCCCATCAAATCCTGCTGGCCCGCGTCGAGACGGCGTTGCGTCCCTACGACCTGAGTTTTTCCCGCTTCGAGTTGTTGCGATTGTTGGCGTTCAGCCGCACCGGGGCGTTGCCGATCACCAAAGCCTCAGACCGGCTGCAGGTGCACGTCACCAGTGTCACCCACGCGATCCGGCGGCTGGAAGCCGATGGGCTGGTGCAGCGCGTGCCCCATCCCACCGATGGGCGGACGACGTTGGTGCACATCACCGAGCTGGGCCGCTCCACGGTCGAGGACGCCACGGAGACGCTGAACGAGCAGGTGTTCGCCGATATCGGCATGGCCGCCGGTGAGTCGGAGGCGCTGGTGTCGTCCATCGAAACGTTGCGCCGTAGCGCAGGGGACTTCTAG
- a CDS encoding TIGR03086 family metal-binding protein produces MDPLAAHQRAQDAFSRVLAGVGPDQLDAPSPCTEWTVSDLIGHVLYGNEHVGIWAGGPDEPPARPENVVAAHRAAATAAHEVFARPDGMSITFRLPFGDFPAEVFVGLRTMDVLTHAWDLAAATGQCTDLDPELATEQLAAARRLVGPQIRGPGQPFGDEQPCPPERAPADQLAAFLGRKV; encoded by the coding sequence GTGGACCCACTCGCAGCTCACCAGCGTGCTCAAGACGCATTCAGTCGCGTTCTCGCTGGCGTCGGTCCCGACCAGCTCGACGCCCCCAGCCCGTGCACGGAGTGGACGGTCAGCGATCTGATCGGCCACGTTCTCTACGGCAATGAGCATGTCGGGATCTGGGCGGGTGGACCCGATGAGCCTCCGGCGCGGCCGGAGAACGTCGTCGCAGCCCATCGGGCTGCCGCCACCGCAGCTCACGAGGTCTTCGCTCGACCGGACGGGATGTCCATCACCTTCAGGCTGCCGTTCGGGGACTTCCCCGCAGAAGTCTTCGTCGGGCTACGCACCATGGACGTACTCACCCATGCCTGGGACTTGGCAGCGGCCACCGGGCAGTGCACCGATCTTGATCCGGAATTGGCGACCGAGCAGCTCGCCGCCGCGCGCCGGCTTGTGGGGCCGCAGATCCGCGGGCCTGGCCAGCCGTTCGGCGACGAGCAGCCTTGCCCACCGGAACGGGCTCCTGCCGATCAGCTGGCTGCGTTCCTGGGCCGAAAGGTGTGA
- the mmsB gene encoding 3-hydroxyisobutyrate dehydrogenase has product MTETIAFLGLGHMGGPMSANLVAAGHTVRGFDPAPAAAAAALAAGATVFDSAPDAVAEADVVITMLPDGDVVKRCYADVLPAAQPGALFIDSSTISVSDARDIHALAGSHGVAQLDAPVSGGQKGAVAATLAFMVGGDADVLQRARPVLEPMAAKIIHCGAAGAGQAAKVCNNMVLAVQQIAIGEAFVLAERLGLSAQSLFDVITGSTGNCWAVHTNCPVPGPVPTSPANNNFEPGFATALMNKDLGLAMDAVAATGSTAPLGSHAAEIFTQFADDHAALDFSAVIETLRGG; this is encoded by the coding sequence ATGACCGAGACGATCGCCTTCCTGGGACTGGGACACATGGGCGGGCCGATGTCGGCGAATCTGGTTGCCGCTGGCCACACCGTGCGCGGATTCGACCCGGCTCCGGCAGCCGCCGCTGCCGCGCTGGCTGCCGGAGCCACGGTGTTCGACAGCGCTCCCGACGCGGTGGCCGAGGCCGATGTGGTTATCACCATGTTGCCCGACGGCGACGTGGTGAAACGCTGCTACGCCGACGTGCTGCCTGCTGCTCAACCTGGTGCACTGTTCATCGACAGCTCCACCATCTCGGTCAGCGATGCCCGCGACATCCACGCACTTGCCGGCTCACACGGCGTGGCCCAGCTCGATGCGCCGGTGTCCGGCGGCCAGAAGGGAGCGGTGGCCGCGACGCTGGCGTTCATGGTGGGCGGCGACGCCGACGTGCTGCAGCGGGCACGTCCAGTGCTGGAACCCATGGCGGCCAAAATCATCCACTGCGGCGCAGCGGGTGCGGGGCAAGCCGCCAAGGTGTGCAACAACATGGTGCTGGCCGTGCAGCAGATCGCTATCGGCGAGGCCTTCGTGCTGGCCGAAAGGCTGGGGCTGTCGGCGCAGTCGTTGTTCGACGTCATCACCGGCTCGACGGGCAACTGCTGGGCAGTGCACACGAACTGCCCGGTGCCCGGCCCGGTGCCAACGTCGCCGGCCAACAACAACTTCGAACCCGGGTTTGCGACCGCACTGATGAACAAGGACTTGGGTCTGGCGATGGATGCGGTGGCCGCGACCGGTTCGACGGCACCATTGGGCAGCCACGCCGCAGAGATCTTCACCCAGTTCGCCGACGACCATGCCGCCCTGGATTTCAGCGCGGTGATCGAGACGCTGCGCGGCGGCTAG
- a CDS encoding acyl-CoA dehydrogenase family protein, with the protein MFTLNDDERVITETAAAFAAKRLAPQALEWDATNHFPVDVLREAADLGMAAIYCRDDVGGSGLRRLDGVRIFEQLATADPTTAAFLSIHNMCAWMIDTFGTAEQRKIWVPRLATMDVIASYCLTEPGAGSDASALSTRAVKHGGDYVLDGVKQFISGAGASDVYVVMARTGGPENPGPRGITAFVIEKDAPGISFGAPEQKMGWHAQPTAQVVLEGVRVPAEAMLGGADGEGSGFGIAMNGLNGGRLNIAACSLGGAQAAFDKAGAYVRERQAFGASLLDEPTIRFTLADMATGLEASRMLLWRAANALDDDAADKVELCAMAKRYVTDTCFDVADKALQLHGGYGYLREYGLEKIVRDLRVHRILEGTNEIMRVVIGRAEAARLRTSA; encoded by the coding sequence ATGTTTACCCTCAACGACGACGAGCGGGTGATCACCGAGACAGCAGCCGCGTTCGCCGCCAAACGCCTTGCCCCCCAAGCACTGGAATGGGATGCCACCAACCATTTCCCCGTGGACGTGTTGCGCGAAGCCGCCGATCTCGGGATGGCGGCGATCTACTGCCGCGACGACGTCGGCGGTAGCGGACTGCGCCGCCTCGACGGGGTGCGCATCTTCGAGCAACTCGCCACGGCCGACCCGACGACCGCCGCATTCCTGTCTATCCACAACATGTGTGCCTGGATGATCGACACCTTCGGCACCGCCGAACAGCGCAAGATCTGGGTGCCACGCCTGGCCACGATGGATGTGATCGCGAGTTACTGTCTGACCGAGCCGGGCGCCGGCTCGGATGCCAGCGCATTGAGCACCCGCGCGGTCAAACACGGGGGCGACTACGTGCTCGACGGTGTTAAGCAGTTCATCTCCGGCGCGGGCGCGTCGGACGTCTACGTGGTGATGGCGCGAACCGGGGGCCCCGAGAACCCCGGGCCCCGCGGAATAACGGCATTTGTCATCGAAAAGGACGCTCCGGGAATCAGCTTCGGCGCCCCGGAGCAGAAGATGGGCTGGCATGCCCAACCCACCGCGCAGGTCGTGCTGGAGGGGGTGCGCGTACCCGCTGAAGCGATGCTGGGCGGAGCGGACGGCGAGGGCTCCGGTTTCGGCATCGCGATGAACGGGCTCAACGGCGGCCGGCTCAACATCGCGGCGTGCTCCCTGGGCGGTGCGCAAGCCGCGTTCGACAAAGCGGGCGCTTACGTTCGCGAGCGCCAGGCCTTCGGTGCCTCGCTGCTCGACGAGCCGACGATCCGGTTCACCTTGGCCGATATGGCCACCGGGCTCGAGGCGTCGCGAATGTTGTTGTGGCGGGCGGCGAACGCACTCGACGACGATGCCGCCGACAAAGTCGAGCTGTGCGCGATGGCCAAACGCTACGTCACCGACACCTGCTTTGACGTCGCCGACAAGGCCTTGCAACTGCACGGCGGATACGGGTACCTACGCGAGTATGGTCTGGAAAAGATCGTGCGCGATCTACGAGTACATCGGATCTTGGAAGGCACCAACGAAATCATGCGGGTGGTGATCGGTCGGGCCGAGGCCGCACGGTTGCGTACCAGCGCGTAG
- a CDS encoding CoA-acylating methylmalonate-semialdehyde dehydrogenase: MTTQIPHFIDGQRSTSRSARTADVFDPNTGQVQATVPMASAADIDAAVASAADAQKGWAAWNPQRRARVLMRFIELVNDHIDELAELLSREHGKTLADAQGDVQRGIEVIEFCIGIPHLLKGEYTEGAGPGIDVYSLRQPLGVVAGITPFNFPAMIPLWKAGPALACGNAFILKPSERDPSVPVRLAELFVEAGLPPGVFQVVHGDKEAVDALLNHPDVQAVGFVGSSDIAQYIYAGAAATGKRSQCFGGAKNHMIVMPDADLDQAVDALIGAGYGSAGERCMAISVAVPVGEQTADRLRARLIERVNNLRVGHSLDPKADYGPLVTAAALTRVHDYIDQGVAAGAEIVVDGRERTSDDLSFGLPDGTANLEGGFFIGPTLFDHVTPEMSIYTDEIFGPVLCIVRAHDYEAALRLPSEHEYGNGVAIFTRDGDTARDFTARVQVGMVGVNVPIPVPVAYHTFGGWKRSGFGDLNQHGPTSIQFYTKVKTVTSRWPSGIKDGAEFVIPTMD, translated from the coding sequence ATGACCACGCAGATTCCACATTTCATTGACGGCCAGCGCAGCACCAGCCGGTCCGCTCGCACCGCCGACGTCTTCGACCCCAACACCGGGCAGGTCCAGGCGACGGTACCGATGGCATCGGCAGCCGACATCGACGCCGCGGTAGCGTCGGCCGCCGACGCGCAAAAGGGCTGGGCCGCGTGGAATCCGCAGCGCCGCGCCCGGGTGCTGATGCGATTCATCGAGCTGGTCAACGACCACATCGACGAGCTCGCCGAACTGCTGTCCCGCGAGCACGGCAAAACCCTGGCCGACGCCCAGGGCGACGTCCAGCGCGGCATTGAGGTGATCGAATTCTGCATCGGTATCCCGCACTTACTCAAAGGGGAATACACCGAAGGCGCCGGACCGGGAATCGACGTCTACTCGCTGCGTCAGCCCCTGGGTGTCGTCGCCGGCATCACCCCATTCAACTTTCCAGCGATGATCCCGCTGTGGAAGGCTGGCCCAGCACTGGCGTGCGGAAATGCGTTCATTCTCAAGCCCAGTGAGCGCGACCCATCGGTCCCGGTCCGGCTCGCGGAGCTGTTCGTCGAAGCGGGCCTGCCCCCCGGCGTATTCCAGGTCGTCCACGGTGACAAGGAAGCCGTCGACGCTCTGCTGAACCATCCCGATGTCCAGGCGGTCGGATTCGTCGGCAGCTCCGATATCGCCCAGTACATCTACGCGGGGGCCGCGGCAACCGGCAAGCGGTCGCAATGCTTCGGCGGCGCCAAGAACCACATGATCGTCATGCCGGACGCAGACCTCGACCAGGCGGTCGACGCGCTCATCGGCGCCGGATACGGCAGTGCCGGTGAACGCTGCATGGCGATCAGCGTGGCGGTACCCGTCGGTGAACAAACCGCGGATCGGTTGCGCGCCAGACTGATCGAGCGGGTCAATAACCTACGTGTCGGCCACAGCCTGGACCCCAAGGCCGACTACGGCCCCCTGGTCACCGCGGCCGCGTTGACGCGGGTTCACGACTACATCGACCAGGGAGTGGCCGCCGGCGCCGAGATCGTCGTTGACGGCCGCGAGCGGACGAGCGATGACCTGTCGTTTGGGCTGCCTGACGGCACCGCAAACCTGGAAGGTGGCTTTTTCATCGGTCCGACCCTGTTCGACCACGTCACACCAGAAATGTCGATCTACACCGACGAGATCTTCGGGCCCGTGCTGTGCATCGTCCGAGCCCATGATTACGAGGCAGCGCTGCGCTTGCCATCCGAGCACGAGTACGGCAATGGCGTCGCTATCTTCACCCGCGACGGCGACACGGCACGCGACTTCACCGCGCGGGTACAGGTGGGCATGGTCGGTGTCAACGTGCCGATCCCGGTTCCGGTGGCCTACCACACCTTCGGCGGGTGGAAGCGCTCCGGATTCGGCGACCTCAACCAGCACGGTCCGACATCGATCCAGTTCTACACGAAGGTCAAGACCGTCACGTCACGCTGGCCGTCCGGCATCAAGGACGGTGCCGAATTCGTCATCCCCACCATGGATTAG
- a CDS encoding copper-translocating P-type ATPase yields the protein MRVHTRFRFDAVRAVAIEDTAAKVPGVSTVHAYPRTSSVVIWYSPEHCDTAAVLSAIADAEHIPDGTAVALRGLRRRFLGHSQNADRPAACSAPPAEANRRERRQWSRRVWLTWPLALAAAAATTLFGAAPWAGWLAFAVTVPVQFVAGWPMLNAAAQQARALSANMDTLITLGTLTAFGYSAYQLFAGGPLFFDTAALIIAFVVLGRYFEAKAKGKASEAISKLLEMGAKEAVLLVDGEELRVPVDQVRLGDLVRVRPGEKIPVDGEVTDGRAAVDESMLTGESVPVEKAAGNRVAGATVNIDGLLTLRATAVGADTALAQIVRLVEQAQGGKAPVQRLADRVSAVFVPIVVGVAVAAFAGWTLIAANPAAGITAAVAVLIIACPCALGLATPTAITVGTGRGADLGILVKGGEVMETSKRIDTVVFDKTGTLTRAQMRLIDVIAGTSCQPDAVLRIAAAVESGSEHPIGAAVVAGARERGLEIPAATEFTNLAGHGVRAAVNGESVVVGRRTLVDEHDVLLPEHLAATAAELEGHGRTAVFVARNDQVVGVLAVADTVKDDAVDVVRQLHALGLEVAMITGDNARTAAAIAEQVGIDHVLAEVLPQDKVTEIRRLQNEGQVVAMVGDGVNDAPALAQADLGIAIGTGTDVAIEASDITLMSDQLDGVVRAIQLARRTLRTIYENLGWAFGYNTAAIPLAALGLLNPVVAGAAMGLSSVSVVTNSLRLRRFGRDA from the coding sequence ATGCGCGTGCACACCCGGTTCCGTTTCGACGCGGTCCGGGCCGTCGCAATCGAGGACACCGCCGCCAAGGTGCCCGGCGTAAGCACTGTGCATGCTTATCCGCGCACGTCATCGGTGGTGATCTGGTATTCGCCCGAACACTGCGACACCGCTGCGGTCCTCTCGGCGATCGCCGATGCCGAGCACATCCCTGATGGGACCGCGGTCGCGCTGCGAGGCCTGCGCCGTCGCTTCCTCGGCCACTCTCAGAACGCGGACAGACCGGCCGCGTGCTCGGCACCGCCAGCCGAAGCGAACCGGCGCGAACGGCGTCAGTGGTCGCGCCGCGTGTGGTTGACCTGGCCGCTGGCGCTGGCAGCGGCTGCTGCGACAACGCTTTTCGGAGCCGCGCCGTGGGCGGGTTGGCTGGCCTTTGCCGTGACGGTCCCGGTGCAATTCGTCGCCGGGTGGCCCATGCTCAACGCAGCCGCGCAGCAGGCGCGGGCCCTGAGCGCGAACATGGACACGCTGATCACGCTGGGCACGTTGACGGCGTTCGGCTACTCCGCCTATCAGTTGTTTGCCGGTGGACCGCTGTTCTTCGACACCGCGGCGCTGATTATCGCGTTCGTGGTATTGGGCCGCTATTTCGAGGCCAAAGCCAAAGGCAAGGCATCGGAGGCGATCAGCAAGCTGCTGGAGATGGGCGCCAAAGAGGCAGTGCTACTGGTCGACGGCGAAGAGCTCCGCGTGCCGGTCGATCAGGTCCGCTTAGGAGACCTGGTGCGGGTACGGCCCGGAGAGAAGATCCCGGTCGACGGCGAAGTCACCGACGGCCGCGCCGCCGTCGACGAGTCGATGCTCACCGGCGAGTCCGTCCCGGTGGAGAAGGCGGCCGGCAACCGCGTTGCCGGAGCAACAGTCAATATCGACGGGCTGCTGACCCTACGCGCCACCGCAGTCGGGGCAGACACCGCATTGGCTCAGATTGTGCGCCTGGTCGAGCAGGCGCAGGGCGGCAAAGCCCCGGTGCAACGGCTGGCCGACAGGGTCTCTGCGGTGTTCGTGCCGATCGTGGTCGGTGTCGCCGTGGCAGCCTTTGCCGGGTGGACGCTGATCGCCGCTAACCCAGCAGCCGGTATCACCGCAGCGGTCGCGGTGCTGATCATCGCGTGCCCGTGCGCACTGGGCCTGGCCACGCCGACGGCGATCACCGTCGGTACCGGCCGGGGCGCGGATCTGGGCATCCTGGTCAAGGGCGGCGAGGTCATGGAAACCTCGAAGAGGATCGACACCGTGGTATTCGACAAGACCGGCACCCTCACGCGCGCCCAGATGCGGCTCATCGATGTGATCGCCGGCACGTCTTGCCAACCTGATGCCGTGCTGCGTATCGCGGCCGCGGTCGAGTCCGGCTCCGAACACCCCATCGGCGCTGCCGTCGTTGCCGGTGCGCGCGAGCGCGGGTTGGAGATTCCCGCCGCCACCGAGTTCACCAACCTCGCCGGACACGGCGTGCGCGCCGCGGTCAACGGCGAGTCTGTCGTGGTTGGGCGGCGCACGCTCGTCGACGAGCACGATGTGCTGCTTCCCGAGCACCTCGCCGCGACGGCCGCGGAGCTGGAAGGCCACGGCCGAACCGCGGTGTTCGTCGCCCGGAACGACCAGGTTGTCGGTGTGCTCGCGGTGGCCGACACCGTCAAGGACGACGCCGTGGACGTCGTTCGCCAGCTGCATGCCCTCGGGCTCGAGGTCGCCATGATCACGGGCGACAATGCCCGCACCGCCGCCGCGATCGCCGAACAGGTCGGCATCGACCACGTGCTGGCCGAGGTGCTGCCGCAGGACAAGGTCACCGAGATTCGGCGCCTCCAGAACGAGGGTCAGGTCGTTGCGATGGTTGGCGACGGCGTCAACGACGCCCCCGCCCTGGCGCAGGCCGATCTGGGCATCGCGATCGGCACCGGTACCGACGTCGCCATCGAGGCCTCCGATATCACGCTGATGTCCGACCAGCTCGACGGCGTGGTGCGGGCGATCCAGCTCGCGCGGCGGACCCTGCGCACGATCTACGAAAATCTTGGCTGGGCCTTCGGCTACAACACCGCCGCGATCCCCCTTGCCGCGCTCGGACTGCTCAACCCGGTTGTTGCGGGCGCCGCGATGGGGTTGTCCTCGGTCAGCGTCGTGACCAACTCGCTGCGGCTACGTCGTTTCGGCCGCGACGCCTGA
- a CDS encoding DUF1490 family protein produces MAWQGMFMKAAPAVATGVVGVAAYEALRTAVTKAPLRKATVSVTAWGLRAVREAERKAEASAEQARLTVADVMSEARERAAEDVPPPTMAREGHNHDR; encoded by the coding sequence ATGGCATGGCAAGGAATGTTTATGAAGGCGGCGCCCGCGGTGGCGACCGGCGTGGTGGGCGTCGCCGCGTACGAGGCGCTGCGCACCGCGGTGACGAAGGCTCCGCTGCGCAAGGCAACCGTCAGCGTGACCGCGTGGGGCCTACGGGCTGTGCGCGAGGCCGAGCGCAAAGCCGAGGCGAGCGCCGAACAGGCTCGACTCACTGTCGCCGATGTGATGTCCGAGGCCAGAGAGCGTGCCGCCGAGGACGTTCCACCGCCGACGATGGCGCGAGAGGGCCACAACCATGACCGCTGA
- a CDS encoding heavy metal-responsive transcriptional regulator yields MKIGELAKLTNTSTKTLRFYEESGLLPPPTRSASGYRDYGPDMVDRLRFIHRGQAAGLTLQKVRQILAVHDRGEVPCGHVRQVLNARLDQVRTQIAELVALEGYLETLLDKASQREPTEHDNSAVCWILESDLDAPD; encoded by the coding sequence GTGAAGATCGGCGAGCTTGCCAAACTGACCAATACCAGCACCAAGACCCTGCGGTTCTACGAGGAATCGGGGCTGCTACCGCCGCCTACGCGCAGCGCGTCCGGGTATCGCGACTATGGACCCGACATGGTGGATCGGCTGCGGTTCATCCATCGGGGCCAAGCGGCGGGGTTGACCTTGCAGAAGGTGCGCCAAATCCTGGCGGTTCACGATCGCGGCGAGGTGCCGTGCGGGCACGTCCGACAGGTCCTGAACGCTCGCCTCGACCAAGTTCGCACGCAGATCGCCGAGCTCGTCGCCCTCGAAGGCTACTTGGAGACTCTTCTCGACAAGGCATCGCAGCGCGAGCCCACCGAACACGACAATTCCGCCGTGTGCTGGATTTTGGAAAGCGACCTGGACGCCCCTGACTAG